Sequence from the Alosa sapidissima isolate fAloSap1 chromosome 21, fAloSap1.pri, whole genome shotgun sequence genome:
gttaattgaagtcaactacctatggcaagtttgctctggggtagcaaaaattgAAGTTGTCTTGACGTACCacagatcacagtatccactcgaagtcggaggacaaaagtgtgttgagcaaaacgtctgcatttcagacttcttcACCCCtgtgagagtttaacaggtgcaatAATTCAAAACCCCCATGTTATTTTATACCGGTTACCAGATACTGGATCGCAAAGATGGATTTTTTgaaggcgaacttcagaggtctgtgtGACACCCACCTGGCTGacgcacggcagccattatccACCAGAACCCTCACCACACAATAGGTGAGGTGGAGAGCaagggaatgaatgaatgagccaattactctaggggatgattagggggttgggaatttagccaggacaccggggaaccccctactctttcAGGCGCTCGGCTTAATGTTTGATCCGAAAGACTGCATCTCCTAGAGCACAGTGTCCCCGCCCCTAtactggggcattgggattttataattattttggccagagggaacaTTGCCACCTAAAAGGCACCAATACCACTTCCAGCAGCTACTTACCCATGAGCTTCAGTAAGACAGCAGGGAGACAGGGTAACAATTGGTCTGGCTGCTGACAACTGCAGACCCTCACTCCTATAAAGAGTCATGTATAATCTCCTGAATATTAGTTAAACAACATACATGTATGGAATATGTAAAAATAGGAAATGTCGGAGAAAGTGAAAACAGTGGATTATCACGTAGGAAGTTAGATGTGGTGGTGCTCTTGGCAACATGTTACATTTACATACTTTTGTTTTTTAccgtttgggggggggggggggaagggaaTCAATCAGCCAATTATACTAGTATCTGCTTCTCTTCATATCTGAAGAACTGTCAAGACATTAAAGGCTACTAAATGCCACACATTTCTTTTCAAGATGTTACCAATGTGTATGTACAATTGGTACTCTTTCTTATAGGCTATTCTGCATGATAGAACCTCAGAAGGCCATAATAGTGTGGGACTTCGGAAGTGAAAGCTGCCAGGAATCTTGTCAAATACAACAAAATACTTACTACTTTACACTTTATttataaaatatttatttaaggagaaagaaagagacggcatgataaaaaaaaaaaaattgtatttTTGACAAACAGATTTGTAGTAGGCAAATATGTGTAACACTGTGGCTGTGTATCTGCGGGTCTGTTGAAGTCAGATCAGATAACCAAATGCAATGTTCCCATTGCACTGTCCTCTTCTACATTCATTTGCTCACTGGAGCCAACATGCTTCACATATGTGtgtattaaaaaagaaaagcagTGATTTCAGAAAATGTTAATTCTACATAACTATGTATACAATAAGAAAAAGGCCCTATCAATGCAGCTTGTAAGAATGAAATCTATGTTAAAAGTCAACAggctcccattcatttcaaactTCTCAAATGTAAATATGAACCATGATACAACCTTTATGCATCCGAAATCTGCTGCAACTGCAGTACCCTCAATGGGAGGCAATGATGGATGGATAGAATTTTTTCTGATTTCTCAAATATTTGTAAAGGCACAAAGTCTAAATAAAACGTTTAAAAAGGAGACATGCTTGTGGCAGGAGTTAATACAGTGTAGACAGGTTATGAAGACACATTTGAATTCACTGATAAAACATGTAAAGTGTCTATTAATCTTATTTCTTCAACTGCTTTGTAGTTTTACAGTACAAAAATGCAATTTTACAGTTTGACTTTTCCAGTTCACTCAATGATTCCCACGTATTGGACAACAATCAAAAATAGTATTCAAAGGAAAGGGGAAACACAATGAAGCATTATACTGGTGGGCAGTTAAATGAGACTGAAACATTTATCATCCATCATCCTATTGTAAAGGACTCATTTAAAAAGACATTCTTTGTCAAGACACACATCAACTTAACTATAAAGTGTGATAGGTACTGGTAAGCTACCTGAGGTATTTGGAAAACAAGTCTTTTCTAGGCACTACAATGAAACGTCAACTTAATGCAAATAATACAGTATCTAAAAGTATACAAAGGCAACCGTTTAAACGCAAACTTTTGTCAGCACCCCTTTAGCATGTTTTAGGTAatgtttatgaagttgtgtgaCACTGGAAAGGGATATATTGCAGTCAGCACATTCAAAACCCCTGGTGTCGTGTAGTTGTACAGTGATTGAGAAACGTTTGACTGTGTCTTTGGACATGTCATGTctgggagggagtgtgtgtttgacctgGAGGCTCAGAGTTGGTTCATCCCGAGGATGGCTAGCTGAAGAGCCTACCGGGATGGGGGATGACGTTGTCCCTGACAACGATGGGGCAATGCTTTGTTGGCTGCTGGTTTGAGGTAGATTTATGTCGGCATTTGGACTGGAGTCAGGAATGGTTTGACTGGTGCTGGGAGCATTTTGGCTAGTGTCTGCAGCGTCTTGGAAGGAATCCTCATCCAGGACAATAACCTGCTGTGATGAGCTGAGGTTTGAGGCTTGGGATGAAGAATGGCCACCAGACCGTGAAAAGAAGTTATGACGTggtaatggtggtggtggtgaggcgTCCGGTACCACATAGAGGCTGTCAGGATGGGCATAGTGAAACAGGCTTTCGTCAGTGATCTCTGGAACAGGAGCTTGTTCTTCCACAGCTGGCACTAGAACAGAAGGTGATTCCGGAACAGTGGGCTGAGGCAGTGTCCTTGAGACATCATTGGTGGTTCTTTGGCCAGTAGGAGCACCCTTTGGCCTAGCTGGAGGCTTTCCCCCTACAGCGTGGCATATCTGATGGGCATAGAGCAGCTCTCCAGAGGAGAAACTGGCATTACAGTGCCAGCACTGATGTGGAAACAGAAGAGGCTCAGACGGGATTTCAGACGTCGGGAATCTGAGGTCATTGTTGTGCATCTTCAAGTGGATCTGCAGGGCACGGTTGTTGGTGAATGACTGGTAGCACAGGAGGCAGCTGTGGGAACTGCGCCCATTGTGAAGCAGACTGTGTTTAACCCAGTTTCTCAAACTGGAGAAGCCCTTTCCACAGACCTCGCATCTCAGTGTTCGACGGGGCCTGTGATTCTCGCACTGGTGAGTGTTAAGGCTTTCTTCGCTGAGGAATGTTTCTGGACACAGTGGACAGGCATAAGGTCTCTGCTCCGCATGTTCCCGTAAATGCTCCCTGTACAAACCCAGGAAGTGAAACTGCACTTTGCACTCTGAGCATAAGAAGGATCTGCCCTTCTTTTGATGATGTCGTTGATGCCACCACAACTTGTGCCACCTTTGAAAAACACGACCACAGAGCCCACAAGCATACTTGTTGCCAGATAAGTGTGTCTGCAAGTGGGCACGTAAAATACTATGCAACCTAAATGTCTTCCCACAGTGTTGACACTCAAAATGCTTGTGTGAAGTCCTTGTACGGGCATGAATAGAGGACACAACATAGCAGTCAAGGGATGGATGTGAGGATAAGATACTAACATCAGAAGGAGTAGGAGAAGGTGGCCGAGAGTTGCAAGGACTGGGAGGATCTGGGTCTGCAGaagatgagatctgatctgggTTTTTATTTTGGGGAAGGTTCTCACCCAGCGGGTGTGGATGGACTGGAGATTTATCTGGGGAAATGAATGTCTGCTCATCCATATGTTCTGGGGAATCTGGCTCCTGAGAAAGCAGAGAAGCCTCTTCTGTTTCTTGGCTAATCCAAATGTCAGTCAAGGGTCCAGAGCAGGCCTTCTCCTCACCACTAGACTTGCAGCAATCCCTGCAGTGAACCCTTACGTCCGAGTCCCTGTCATAACTCTGGCCGCACATATCGCATAAATATGAGTGAGccttagtgtgtgtttgcagatggAGGGTGTACTGGCACCAGTGGTTAAGAAGTTTCTTGCACACGTGGCATTTGAAAAGGCTTGGTGTGTTCACCTGACCATCCACTCCCATCTGGACCAAGAAGCCCTCGATGTCGTCTTGCTTCCTTGTAGAGCAAATCCTAGAGGTCTGGTGTGCCCTCAGTGTCTGCAGATCACTGCAAGCGTAGCCACAATGAGAACAGAAGAAAGGGGTCTCTCCCGTGTGCTCAAGAGAATGAGCCTTCAGTGCCTGCAGTTTACTGAAACCTTTTCCACATACAGAACAGGCGTAAGGCTTAAGGGGCCAGTGGACTCTTTCATGGGCACTAAGGCTAGTTTGTTTACTGAAAGTCTTCCCACAGTCTTTACAAGACAGGCTCTCTCCTTTGTGAGTGCACTTATGAATGTGCAACTTTTGCTTGCTGAGGAACTCTTTGCCACATACAGGGCAGTTGAATACACCACCCGGTGAATTAGTGGTAGGTTTACAGGGGGATGCCTGGCTACTTCTCTTATTTGAGGTGATGTGATCTACATTGGAGAGGTGAACTTTAAAATGGACGATAAGTTGTTCTTTCTTGGAGAATCGTTGGCTACAGCAAGGACACTGTATGAATCCTGGTACTTTATGCACACTCTTGTGGGATTTTAATTTCGAAACTTGGGCAAATCTCTTTCCACAGTGTTGACACTGATAAGGTTTTTCACCTGTGTGAAGCCGCTGGTGAACAGTATATGCAGAAATGTGGCGAAAAGAACGTCCACAGAACCTGCACTTAATGGATGTTTTTGCCATTTTGCCAGATTGCTCCCTTTCATTCCAACCTGCTGGGAACTTGGACATTATTCTTTCCTCTCCACATTCTTCCTCAGAATACTGTGTGCATCCATCAACTTTCTGAACATCTGGTGGAGACTGGAAAAGCATATCCAGGGAGAGTGATGTCTGACAGCTGGAGtgagccatgacattactagtcATTACAACATTTCCTCCATCAGTTTGCGGAGATTCCTCTTCAGAATCCTTTTCAAGAAGTTCTGATGCAAACAATACCTCAGCATGAGGCTCAGAGTCATGTGACTGACTGCTGTGTGCGGTGTTCTTTTTCTCTTCAACTGCAGTTACCTTTACATTTTGGATAACAGGCTGTTCATTCACTTGGGCAACTTTTGGAGTTCCTTTTCCTTTTGCTTGCCTTCTGTTGCCCCACCCCTTTGATTTTCCACGACTCCTTTTCCGTTTCACTATTAGGTGTTCTGTTTCTGCGGTTTTACCCACAGGTGCACTTGAAGCTTGAGCATGAGCTTCACCATCTAGAGCTGTGCTTGGTTCTAGGTCAGGTTTACAATCTTTGTCGGAGACTAAACAGCCAGTTGTTATTTCAACAGTGTCAGAAGAAATAGCAGTCACCATTTGTTCTTCTGTAGAGACAGCTGGGATTGTTTTAGAGGGCTGAAGTGTTTTCTCTGGGGTTCGAATATCGTGACAGCCTTCATTTGGAAATGAGGTGGTTTCACTAACTGCAGATGTATATTCTTCACTGCGGTAAAAAAGTGAAGCAATTTTAGAGGCTCGGCCAGATCTTCTCACTATTATTCTAGATTCTGGTGGAGTATGATTCTTCAAATCTGATGTGATCATGTGTTTTCTATGCGTGCCAACATCAACCTTTTCTGAATCTGCATCAGATGGTTGGCTTCCTGACAATTCTAACAAGGTTTTCTGTGCTCCCTTCTCCATCTCTATTTCCATTTTAGGTCTGACAGGTACCTCCATTTCCCCCTTCACTAGCTTCTCAATCATAATTTTACTTTTCTTCAAAGTATTTTCATGTTCAACAGATGTACTTTGTACTGGTCGCTGAACATTTGAAGAGGGAAGTGTTACATCAACATACTGTTTTTCAAGAGGAGGGTCATCATTTTTCACCAAAGATGTACTTTGGCATTCAGAGGTGTTGAGGGCAACTGTGAGGAAAGAATCTGAATTAACTGTTGTGTCTGTGACCTCATCAGATTCCACCACTCCAGAGGTTCTAGAACGGAGTTTTCGCCTCCGTCCCTTTCTTGTTTTCCTTTGTTTTAACCTTCCAGGCATGGGGGCTGGTTGCTGAACATTTGAAGAGGGGGGTGTTACATCATCATGCTGTTTTTCAAGAGTAGGGTCATCATCTTTCACCAGAGTGTTTTCATGTTCAACAGATGTACTTTGGCATTCAGAAGTGTTGAGGGCAACTGTGAGGAAAGAATCTGAATTAACTGTTGTGTCTGTGACTTCATCAGATTCCACCACTCCAGAGGTTCTAGAACGGAGTTTTCGCCTCCGTCCCTTTCTTGTTTTCCTTTGTTTTAACCTTCCAGGCAGTGGGGCTGGTTGCTGAACATTTGAAGAGGGGGGTGTTACATCATCATGCTGTTTTTCAAGAGTAGGGTCATCTTTCACTTTACTCTCATTTAGGGATATGTCTCCCAGCATCTGAGTTTTGGCTTCCAAAACAAATGACTTAGAGGACTGCGTTTCCTCATCAGGGTTCTGTGTGGGTTGATATGATCCCTGGCCACCTGTAGGGAGTGAAGCTGAACACAACCTGCGTGAAGACCTCCTTAAGTTAGATGCATGTGTAACTGAAACTGATTGCACACATTCTTCTACCTTTATGTTTGTGCCATTCTTAGAACAATCCACGCTTTTTGCTTTGGGTTGGGATTTTGTAAGTTCAGATACTGTCTGCACAACTGCCATCAATTTAGACTTTTTTATAGGGGTCTTCTTTTTGCGGGTATGACCAGTGTTCCTTTTCACTTTGGTTAAAGACTCCACTGCATGGAGTTCAAGATCATCCCTCTCTTGGTTGGGTGGCAAAGCTGAAAGCTCCAACGAGACACCAGCATCTTCCCCTGAACCTGTTTTCACCCCTTGCCTatcacttctttctttcttattctTCCGTGTTGAAGTTTTTAATTCGGAACCAGTTAAAATGGTTTTGAGAGTCTGAAGCGGTGTTCCAGATTCTGTCTTTGATGTGTTTGGTTTGTGCAAAATGGCATGCTCTACTTTTTCCTCTTTACATGACAAAGGGAGAGAAGATACCTTACATGAAACATCTATGTTAGTAGAGACACAGGCACCACCCTGAGTATTTGATAAAAGGGCCGCTTCTTGTGTGGCAGTAACATTAGCCAACTGTTGACAGAGCTTTCTCCACCTCATCTTCTTTTTCTTAGGACTGaacacttttcttttcttccttttcttcagAGCCCTTACAGCTGTGCTCTCAACTTCAGTCACTTTTTGAGGATCTTGTTGATCAGTGTAATCCACTGATGTATCATTGGAATCTAAGGCTATTGTATTAGTGAAGCATTTATCAGGTGAGGACTGTCCATGGAGTTCAGCATCATCTCTGTCCTGGGTGGGTGGCAAAGCTAAAAGCTTCAACGAGACACCAGCATCCTCCCCTGAACAGGTTTTCATCCCTTGCCTACCCTGTCTTTCCTTCTTCTGTGTTTTTGATTTGGAACCACTTAAAGGGGTTTTGAGAGTCTGAAGCGGTGTTCCAGATTCTGTCTTTGATGTGTTTGGTTTGTGCAAAATGGCATGCTCTACTTTTTCCTCTTTACATGACAAAGGGAGAGAAGATACCTTACATGAAACATCTATGTTAGTAGAGACACAGGCACCATCCTGAGTATTTGATAAAAGGGCTGCTTCTTGTGTGGCAGTAACATTAGCCAACTGTTGACAGAGCTTTCTCCACCTCATCTTCTTTTTCTTAGGACTGaacacttttcttttcttccttttcttcagAGCCCTTACAGCTGTGCTCTCAACTTCAGTCACTTTTTGAGGATCTTGTTGATCAGTGTAATCCACTGATGTATCATTGGAATCTAAGGCTATTGTATTAGTGAAGCATTTATCAGGTGAGGACAGTCTATTCAAAGTACTTGAACAAGATGTGTCAGTATTTTCTTCATGATCAGTGTCCATGGAGATTTTTGACAAAGGATGGAGGCTGCTCTCAGACTTGACAGGAAGAACTGTTCGAAGTGACCTTCTTGTAGGAGTGACTAAGGCTTTGACCTTTTCTCTTTCCACTCGTGGCTGATGCTgttttttggggagtactcccTCAACATAATTTGTGATGCCACCATTATCCGTAGAACTAGACTCGGTTTCCTGAACTATTTCAAGAATTTTAGCCATTCTTAACAGAGTCTTTTTCTTGAACGGCCGGCCAGGTTTTCGTTTCAACATTGCCACATAATCTGTTGTTTGCATCGAGCTCTGCTGTAAACCTGCAGGATGTCCCATGTCTACTGCTGACAATGCAAATTCTGCCTGTTCTATTTTAATCTCTGTGCATTTACCATCAACTTTCTCATCAACCTTATTACCACTGCTGTTTTCTCTCAGTTTCTGTGAATCACTGTGCCCTACCACTAACTGTTCCAAAGATGATTttggtgttttttgtttgtttgtttttttcacagGTTTAGTGGCGGAAAGTGGCATAGCGAGAGGTTCTGGTTTtatttcaggcagttctgaaaAGGTTTTGGTGTTGATAAATTCATTGGGTTCCTGAGATGTTTCGCTTTTAGTTGCACCAGTTCTTGCTCTTTTTACTCTCTCAGAAtttctttttgacattttcccaCAACTTTGTTTGGGTGTTGTCACTTCAAGTGGAACATCTTTCCTGGATGTTACTTTTATAACAGGAACATGAAACTCTTCCTCTGTAAAGTCAAAACTGCGATTTACAATTGACAACTGAACTTGTTCCTTTTTGGGCACAGTCATCTCTCCCTTCTTAACTTTTCTTGGGGTACTGGTTTTGAGGAGGGATGTTTCAGTACTCATATCCAATGAATTGTCCTGAGAAGCAGGCTGTACCTTGGGAACTCTGACTTTCTTTTTGAAGCTGCTGCCTTTTGGGGTTTGTGGAGATTTAGGTGATGACACAATACATTTGCCATGTAAGGTTGTATTAATGTTGACCTCTGGCAACTTGTCGTCTTCTTTCAAATCAGATGATACCCTTTTCTTATGTGACTTCATCTGTTTAAATGAACTGTTTTCAGGTACCTGACTCGTGAGCTTTTCAGAGTCAGTGTGTAATAAAACATTTTCAGTCAAAACTGGCTGTGAAGCTCCCAGGACattttttgtttcctttttgGGGTGACGGTATCGATGTGTTTTTGGTGTAGGTTCAATGTTAGACCACCGTTTGGCTGATTTTGGTTGTGTACTACAATGGTCGGATTCATTTAATGTGACTCTGGATGAGTTGGGTACTTGATCAACACTGCAGTTATTTTGATTTTGATGTCCATTTTCTCCATCCTCTGTGGCTTTCCTCTTTCTTGTCTTCTTTTCTCTCGGTGGAGGTTGTGAAATGTAAACACTCAGATCTTCCTTGCTACACATGGCATCTTTTTCAAGTGGTAAGCCATTAGGTTCTATCTGTCCCATGTCGTTTTGTCCTTTCTCCTCAATAGCTGGCATCTTTTTAGAAGCTGTCTTAGCAtttcgctttggtgcttttttaaAGGGTTTCAGAGAACTTTCAGAGAGTGTTTCAGGGAGCACAGTTTCATCGGTCATAGATGGTAGGACATCAGGgttgttctgtgttctgttgttAGGGTTGTTACTTCTTTTAGGTGTTCCTTTCctcttggccttttctttcCTCTTGAAATCTTTCTGTACACTTGTTTGAGTTTCGATAGGAACTCCCTCTGAATTATCAATCATTTCAGCTTGCAACTCATTTGCATCCATGACTTCACACAGCAATTCTGATTTATTCTGCGTATCAGCCACATAACCCTTCACAGGCTTTTTTCCTTTTGGAGTGGCACTTTTAGCACGGCTTAGTTTATTTtcgtttttgattttccctttCATTGCAATTGTATTTTCATGATCTTTCTGTGGGAAGATGATGTGTGGGGCAGCACTGTTTGGTTGAAGACATGTCTGAGGACCGGCCTTCCTTGACTTTACAGATATCTTTTTTCGCCGTTTCTCTGTCAGTTCTACTCTTACGGGCATCAGGGGAGTGTGCCTCAATTCCATATTTTTACTGATGTTGCCATCCCGCTTTTTAGAGCTTTTCTTAGCGCTGCTACGTGTACTAGCTTTGACGACAGCTTTTGACGATAGCTTTGATGACCGTTTTATGGCAGAAACATCACCTACTACTGGCAGGTTTACTGGTTTATGTGATGATGTAACACTGTTGCTTTGGCTACTGGTGGACCACTTCTCTGTATTCATATCTACTTTTTTCTTTCGTGTTTTTCTGATGCTCTTTAGGCGGTGAGATGCTGACTGACGAGTCTTCCGGGCCAGCACAGTTTCTGGTGCCGACTTGGGATCTTGGGGAACACTAAAAACGGACGTCCCTTGAGTTCTTTGCAGTTTGCGCAATGCTTTCTTGTGTGATTTTCCTTTACATTGTGTAGCCTGTACACATTTTTTGGGACGTTCCATACAATCTTCATATTGGTTGGAATTTCCTGATAGAGCTATCAAAGACATCAGTGAAGGAGCTTTTGGGACTTGAATGGGCCTTTTAGGTAGTGGAGATATACTAAGGCTGTGAATATATTCTTTCACTTCACTTGGAATAGAACTAGTACATGGAAGGCTTTTATCATTTGGGGAGTTGAGGAGGGCATTCGGTCTTTGCATGTCACTCTTTACCAAATGCTTTAGAGGAACATCAGCAGCCTCGTTTACGTGCGGATCTTTAGCGTCTTTCTCACATTCTTTAACTAGTTCTAGAAGTTTTGACATCTTTAACAGGGTCTTTTTCTTAAATGGCCGACCTGCTTtccgtttttgttttttcagtaTTCTAGTGAGCCCCATACCTAATTGTGTACTACCTCCAGCCTTCACGTTGTCAATTTCGGCCAAAGCCGGGTGCTGTGTGACCTCTGAGGTGTTAATATTAGTGGCGTCCTGACCAGATATATCAAGACTTAGTTCCTCTAATGTTCCTCTGTGCTGATCAGCCATGATCGCCCTCTTTTCGTCACATTCATTAGGAGGTGATTCAAGAGGCGAAGACATCCCTATTTCTTTTGCTAATGGCTCACTGGAGTTTTTACACACTGGGTTTGCCTCGCACTGGTGTGAGGCAAAGGGTTCTGATGGAATTGCGGTTCCACCTTTATGACATCTGTCCAATGAGAACTCTGAAGTGGAGGCAAAAACAGTAACAGCTGACTCACCTCGTTCCCTTGAGGTCGTGGAACCACTATGCCCAGATTCTACTGTGCTCTC
This genomic interval carries:
- the LOC121696147 gene encoding sal-like protein 1 produces the protein MSDEGGTWSSDEGQRWDSSFTVLGEDDLKKDLHRREEWSDISDDESPAVYADISHSTAYQYNAIQPKGTVWDSSYLSYESSVAVHGTPAAFSFPFHQDGVFWGQQQQVVLPEVASGSTEYPVAPYPSVSYPSALYPSAIYQMMEEKTMACSLDEGRKIEEEDKKKSRNLSFIEQTVADERHKEDPPKDSCHLGSELEGKEPVISSLASGPSSNIESLETTASGHLSLEEPHAPNSCSSGQKHNYLDPVMLPESKASMFHRERQCESTVESGHSGSTTSRERGESAVTVFASTSEFSLDRCHKGGTAIPSEPFASHQCEANPVCKNSSEPLAKEIGMSSPLESPPNECDEKRAIMADQHRGTLEELSLDISGQDATNINTSEVTQHPALAEIDNVKAGGSTQLGMGLTRILKKQKRKAGRPFKKKTLLKMSKLLELVKECEKDAKDPHVNEAADVPLKHLVKSDMQRPNALLNSPNDKSLPCTSSIPSEVKEYIHSLSISPLPKRPIQVPKAPSLMSLIALSGNSNQYEDCMERPKKCVQATQCKGKSHKKALRKLQRTQGTSVFSVPQDPKSAPETVLARKTRQSASHRLKSIRKTRKKKVDMNTEKWSTSSQSNSVTSSHKPVNLPVVGFSKLQALKAHSLEHTGETPFFCSHCGYACSDLQTLRAHQTSRICSTRKQDDIEGFLVQMGVDETFLSEESLNTHQCENHRPRRTLRCEVCGKGFSSLRNWVKHSLLHNGRSSHSCLLCYQSFTNNRALQIHLKMHNNDLRFPTSEIPSEPLLFPHQCWHCNASFSSGELLYAHQICHAVGGKPPARPKGAPTGQRTTNDVSRTLPQPTVPESPSVLVPAVEEQAPVPEITDESLFHYAHPDSLYVALQLAILGMNQL